DNA from Kryptolebias marmoratus isolate JLee-2015 linkage group LG15, ASM164957v2, whole genome shotgun sequence:
gataatgTGGTGTTGCCTTGGGGATAGTGTTTCTGCTGACGTAGAAACCAGATGTAAGAAGAAATTATAATAGAAACATATATCCCTAAATGCATTTCTACATTTTGGAATGCAGCTTTTGATTTATAATTCAGCAGAGAGAATCATTGAAACGTGGGGCGTCTAATCTTTTGCATACATGCAGCTTCTGGtgctgtttgactttatttatcgtttacacaaaaaaaatatttcttactttttagttttggtataaataaaaaaagagataaactTTTATCTCTAGTCACGACACTGTAACATGCACtttgcacacaaacagcatAAATATTCCATCACAATATGGATAACCGCTGATATTCTTGCAGCTCAACTACATTGTGTAGTGCAGTGGAGTGAGACAGTGAATTTGTATCTTTAATAATGTTTGGAAGTAATTAAAATGCGAAGCCACGGGCCCAGAGTGCAACCACAGGTGGCAGCGACAAGAACACGGTGAGAACAGCCTTGATGAGTGCGCGCCTCCATAACTCATGTCCATCTAACTCACAATTTCTAATTTTATTATTgctcttcttatttatttttattttttttatcactattACAAAGAGATGGGTTTGCCATTTTTACACAACAATTTCCTGTGTAATATCATTCTGTCAATAAGTAATTACTTGCTTGGCAAATTGCAGTGCAAAATGTTCATCGGAGGGGAGAAGATCCATATCAATTGTTCATTTGCATAATGCAAATGAACCCTGGGAGAGGAAGAAACAACTTTGCTGCCATCAGTGACAGTTGGATGccagctctgctgctggaggagtgTAAGTGACTTTACTAAAGAGCAGCATAAAGGTCTACAGCATTTTGTGTCCCGAAGCAGGAAATAAACTAAGTCCAAGCCCCaggctgatttttttctttttttatatattttcacataaagacaaacaggcaaaaagcgGGGAGGGAAAGCGTTGCCAATGCTTGACAGGGGAAGCTTGGTTTTTTGAATACTTGTCCATTTGCTGACACATTAGAAGAGGGTGAACTTCCCGCCACTCCATTAGGATTCCTCTTTATAGAGTAACACCATTTTAGCCCCCTGTTTACTTAATATGCAGGATCCGGACTCAGTATTTGTTTCTAATCAACTGATAAGACAAAAGGCCTTTTTCTGCAGCCCCTGGAGGATGAAAACCAAACTCCTAATGGTCATTAGTAGCAATTAGGGTCCGTAACTGGCACACCCAAGTCCACTTTTGCTGTGTTGGCTGCTGAGGCGGGCGTAGATGTGATGTGCACATGGGGGATTGTTCTGTTCTGAAGTTGcaaatgttatgttttcagAAGCTGTTTCATTCATGTAGAGCAAAAAATGAGGAAAGCCTGCCCTCTTGTGTTCTTTTCAGGTATTGTAACTTGacaaccgtttttttttttgtagacagaAACTTTATTGAACGGCAGAAGTAGTCAAGAACAAAACGGCAATGGCGTCAGCACTTATTTCATGGTGTCTTTTTCGGAAGAAATTTCTGCAAATATCGTTCGCTAGAGGTTGCATTGCTGGTATGTACTAAATCGATAATTCTGTAACATTGTTTTTGCGCTTGATGTTACTCGGTAACGTattatttcagtctaaaatTAGTCGTTTTGCTATGTAAATTACACGTGAGTTGTAAGGTTGTCCAACATGGCGTCAGTACCGCAGATTCTTGCTTATGGATATATTTAGGATGTTATTTAGCAGAAATTCTCTGTAAAAGTGCATTTATGCTGcacatattcatatttttatcatgttgttcttcttgttttcagttttacccTTTTGAATGTCATTAAACCTGCTGACAACGATCTTCGGTCTCCAGAGTTATGATATGAGGAAGGTGTTAGATAGCCTTTGCATTAGACATGCACCAGAAACGGcacagtaaaacagcagcatcCACGCTCAAGAAGATAATGCAGTCATCGCATCTAGAGTGAAGCAGACCACTACTACGCCCATAGCAGCGCGGCATACAGCAGTGATCCTGCAGACGTCTCCTACTCAACTCCACCATGTCCAAAAAGACATCATCTCTCAAGACCCAGTCGGAGGCTTCATACGTCTCCTCTACAGGCTCTGCAGCAGCCAAAGCCAGAGCAAGGGCTGAGGCAGTCAAAGCCCGCCTTAGCTTTGCAGCCAAAGAAATGAacttaaaagtagaaaaagccAAAATCGAAGCATCCATTGAATTtctacaacaagaaaaagatgtAGCGTCAGCCATTGCTGAAGCAGAGGCATTAGAAGCAGCTGTTGTCTCACAGATGGAAGCACGCAGCAACCCAGGTCCTTCTGTAATAGCTGAGCGTACCGAACAATATGTCACCAGCCAGACTAAATTTGTAGAGGGGTTGGAAAGTGCTGCTCTTCAGCCATCGCAAGTCGGAAATGTACTTCAAGATAGACCGGAACTCACAAGCAATGAGTCATTACACTCTAAACAAGAGGACGATCCACAGCAAACTCCAGTCTGCCCTCCCAATTATCTTGACAACTCCCAAAACCCCCCAGTTATTATCTCATCTCCACACACTAATAAGGATTTCACAGCCGATTGGTCAAACCAAGTAGCAGCATCTAGTTTCTATGAAGCCAGACCCTCACGCCAGGAGTCTAGAGATTCCaatgtaaatgactttattagGTATTTTGCTCGCCGTGAAATAGTGTCAACAGGACTACTTCAGTTTAATGACAAACCCCAAAATTTCAGAGCTTGGAAGCGCTCCTTTGAAAATACAATAAGGGGTTTAGATCTAACGGCGAGTGAGGAGATGGACCTGATGTTAAAGTGGCTTGGCAAAGAATCTGCTGAACAAGTAGAGCAAATCAGAGCTATACACATTAATAACCCAGTCAATGGCCTCAACATGATGTGGAACAGGCTTGAACAATGTTACGGATCAGCTGAAGCAATAGAGGATGCACTTTTCAAAAGAATTGAGGCATTTCCAAAAATCACACCCAAAGACTATTCAAAACTAAGGAAGTTTAGTGACCTGCTCATGGAAATTCAGAGTGCTAAAGATGATGGGGACCTCCCTGGTCTGGCGTTCTTGGATACAGCAAGAGGAGTAAATCCCATTGTTCAAAAACTCCCCTTCCACTTGCAAGAAAAATGGATTACAGTAGGAACTAACTACAAGCgcacaaaatgtgtgtttttcccACCATTTAACATTTTCGTAGACTTTGTGACTCAAGAGGCTGACTCTAAAAATGATCCGAGCTTCAACTTCACATCGTTTCCTGATTTTTCCAAACCAGATAAGCTGCCCTGgagaacaaacagacagaaagaggttTCAGTGCACAAAACTGATGTCGTCTCCCACCCCAGTTCAGACATACATAGATCTGTGAACAAAGCTGTGGATATTGGCAAGATTTGCCCCATTCACAAGAAACCTCATCCTCTCTCAAAATGTAGAACATTTCGTATGAAAACACTGGATGATAGGAAAATGTTCTTAAAGGAGAACAACCTTTGCTTCAAATGCTGTGCCTCATCTTCACACATTGCAAGAGACTGTAAAGTTAAGGTACAGTGTTCTGAGTGCCATGATGAGAAACATTGCAGTGCTCTCCACCCAGGACCAGCCCCCTGGCAGAGAGAAATTGAACCTGCGGTAGACCATGGCGGGGAGCCTGACTCCAAGGAACCAGAGGAGATCACTTCCAGCTGCACCCAGGTTTGTGGCACTAATGAAGCAAGTAGATCATGCTCTAAAATCTGTCTCGTGCAAGTGTACCCAGCAGGATGCCCACAACAAGCAGTAAAGCTCTATGCCATCCATGATGAACAAAGCAACAGATCATTGGTCCGCCCTGAGTTCTTCGAACTATTTAATGATTGTGGACCCAGCTCTCCTTACTCAATCAGAACATGTGCTGGAACTAAAGATACTATGGGAAGGAGAGCTATAGGCTATGTAGTAGCAGCCTTAGATGGTTCAGTCCACATTCCACTGCCTAGCCTTATTGAATGCAAAAATATCCCAAATGACAGAGATGAGATACCCACACCCAGCGCGGCTATGCATCACAGCCATCTGAAGTCAGTAGCTAATCTTATCCCTGAACTGGACTCTAATGCCCCCATTCTAATGCTTCTTGGACGGGATGTTATTAGAGTTCACAAAGTCCGTAAACAGATAAGTGGACCTAACAATGCACCTTACGCACAAAAATTAGACCTCGGATGGGTTGTAGTAGGAAATGTTTGTGTGGGTGATATCCACAAAACTCTTGCTATAAAGACTCTGTTCACAAATGCCACTGAGAAGGGTCGTCCCACAATGTTTGAGCCATGCCCCAATGTTTTCAacataaaagagaaacattGCGAAATACAAGTTCCATTCAACTTAGGGACCCAGCTTGTGGACAGCACTTGTGAACCAGATCACTTAGGATGTAATGTGTTCAAACAAACCAGACATGACAATTACATCGCACCTTCCATTCAAGACAACGTCTTCTTAAAAATAATGGAAGAAGGAATAACGAAGGACAAAGATAACAACTGGACAGCTCCCTTGCCATTCAAACTGCCACGGCAAAAGCTCCCTAACAACAGGCCACAGGCCCTGAAGCGCCTTATGTCACTTGTGCATAACTTCGAACAGAAGGAAGAAATGAAGGAACACTTTGTGGCTTTCATGGACAAAGTATTCAAAAACAACCATGCAGAAATTGCCCCACCACTAAAAAATGGAGAAGAATGTTGGTATTTGCCACTATTTGGTATTTACCACCCCCGTAAACCCAAACAGATCAGGGTCGTCTTCGACAGCAGCGCCAAATACGAGGGTGTATCACTGAACGATGTGTTGTTAACAGGACCAGATCTTAACAACTCCCTGTTAGGTGTCTTAATACGCTTCAGAAAGGAAGCTGTTGCCTTTACGGCAGACATCGAAcagatgttttactgtttcaatGTACATGAGCAAGACAGGAACTACTTGCGTTTTTTGTGGTTCCGAGACAATGACATTTCTAAAGACATTGTGGAGTATAGGATGAGAGTCCACGTCTTTGGAAATAGCCCGTCACCAGCTGTGGCCATATATGGCTTGCATCAGTCTGTTCTACGCAGTGAGCCAGACAGTGATCCAGATGTAAGGCAGTTTGTCACACGGGACTTTTACGTGGACGACGGACTCAAATCGCTTCCCACCATTGAAATGGCCGTGTCCCTACTCCAAAGAACCCGTGACACACTTGCAAAGTCAAATCTCAGACTGCATAAAATAGCAGCTAACAGAAAGGAAGTGTTGGAGGCGTTCCCTACCCAAGATCATGCTAAAGATTTGAAAGACTTAGACTTTGAAGCCGACTCAGTCATCATGCAACGCAGCCTAGGTCTCCTTTGGGACCTAGGTAGAGACTGCTTCACCTTTCGAGTCCCAGATGAGACAAAGCCCTTTACGAAAAGAGGTGTTTTATCAACAATTAACAGCCTTTATGATCCGTTAGGGTTTGTAGCGCCAGTCACTATACAGGGAAAGTCTATTCTGCGTGAACTGACAGTTGGAAATGGAGACTGGGATACACCATTACCCCCAGAAAAGGAAGAGTCCTGGACCCTTTGGAAGGACTCACTTAAAGAACTATCTGATCTGACTATTGCTAGAGCATACACAGACATTTCTCCTTCAACAGCCACAAAAAgagagttgtgtgtgttttcggATGCGTCTACTAAAGCCATAGCCGCAGTGGCTTATCTCAGAGTGACAGATGCAGAAGGAAACTGTCAAGTCGGGTTTATTATGGGCAAAGCGAAGCTTGCACCACGTCCAGATCAGACCATACCAAGACTGGAGCTTAGTGCTGCTGTATTAGCAGTAGAGCTTGCAGATTTAATTGCTGATGAACTTGACCTCAAACTGGACTGCACTATATTCCATACAGACAGTAAAGTGGTCCTAGGTTATATCTACAACGAGACTAGgagattttatgtttatgttagtAACCGTGTAACCAGGATCCGCAGATCTTCTCAGCCGAGTCAGTGGCATTATGTGGCTAGCAGTCAGAACCCCGCAGATCATGCCACTCGTTCTGTACCTGCGTACCAGCTGCCCCTTAGTAATTGGCTCACTGGCCCTGACTTTTTGCTTCAAGTCCAAAAGTTCCCACATGAGTCTCACGATCTTGTGGACCCTAGCAAGGACTCAGATGTTAGACCTTGTGTAACTGTTCTCAAAACTGCAGCTTCAACTAAGCATCTTGGTTCGGATAGGTTCAGTAAGTTTTCTACATGGAGGTCACTCACACGTGCTCTTTCTAGACTACTGCATCTCATCCACAACTTCAAATCAccatcaaacagaaacaatcgCTGCAGCGGTTGGCATTACTGTGAGACAGGACTCACTGTTGACGAGTTTAAACAAGCTCAAAATATTGTGATTCAAGCAGTACAACAGGACGTATATTCGGAAGAAATCCAGTGTATACAAAACAACGAGAGTCTACCCAAAACCAGTCCTCTCAAGAACTTGGACCCTTACCTGGATGAAAATGGACTCCTCAGAGTAGGTGGTCGCATCACTGACTCGAACTTCACTCAAGGTGAAAAGAACCCACTTCTAGTTCCAGGCCACCATCATGTTGCAGTTCTTCTCATAAAGCACTACCACAATCAGGTTCATCATCAAGGTCGCCTGTTTACTGAAGGAACTATACGTTCTGCAGGATGGTGGATTATAGGTGGCAAAAGAAAAGTGAGCACCGTCATCTATCATTGTGTAACCTGCAAAAGACTTCGAGCTCCTCTGAGCACACAAAAGATGTCAGACCTTCCGCCAGATCGTCTTTCAACAGACCCTCCATTCACAAATGTGGGCTTAGATGTGTTCGGTCCATGGTATGTGTCTTCCCGACGCACCAGAGGAAGTGTCAATCAAATCAAAAGGCTCCAGCTGGTAACTTCGAGGcgtcagatgtttacagacatcAGTGGCGTCAGGTCCAGCACCTGTCAAACACCTTCTGGGACAAATGGAAGAAAGAGTTCCTTCCTATTCTTCAGTCACGTCGCAAGTGGCAAGCCAGCCAACCTAATGTGAGCTTAGGAAGTGTCATCGTACTCAAAGACAGTCAAGTACCAAGAAATGAATGGCCTCTTGGACTCATAACTCAGGTGTTTCCAAGTAAAGACAATAGAGTACGTAAAGTAGAAATTAAGGTAGCCAAACCAGATGGTTCAAAGCTGTTGGTAAGACCTATTTCAGAAATTGTAGTTTTGGTTCCTTCATAAGATAGCTTGTTTTTTCTCGAGATTCTTTTGTGGCGTTTATTCACGCCAGACGGGGAGTGTTCTGTTCTGAAGTTGcaaatgttatgttttcagAAGCTGTTTCATTCATGTAGAGCAAAAAATGAGGAAAGCCTGCCCTCTTGTGTTCTTTTCAGGTATTGTAACTTGacaaccgttttttttttgtagacagaAACTTTATTGAACGGCAGAAGTAGTCAAGAACAAAACGGCAATGGCGTCAGCACTTATTTCATGGTGTCTTTTTCGGAAGAAATTTCTGCAAATATCGTTCGCTAGAGGTTGCATTGCTGGTATGTACTAAATCGATAATTCTGTAACATTGTTTTTGCGCTTGATGTTACTCGGTAACGTattatttcagtctaaaatTAGTCGTTTTGCTATGTAAATTACACGTGAGTTGTAAGGTTGTCCAACATGGCGTCAGTACCGCAGATTCTTGCTTATGGATATATTTAGGATGTTATTTAGCAGAAATTCTCTGTAAAAGTGCATTTATGCTGcacatattcatatttttatcatgttgttcttcttgttttcagttttacccTTTTGAATGTCATTAAACCTGCTGACAACGATCTTCGGTCTCCAGAGTTATGATATGAGGAAGGTGTTAGATAGCCTTTGCATTAGACATGCACCAGAAACGGcacagtaaaacagcagcatcCACGCTCAAGAAGATAATGCAGTCATCGCATCTAGAGTGAAGCAGACCACTACTACGCCCATAGCAGCGCGGCATACAGCAGTGATCCTGCAGACGTCTCCTACTCAACTCCACCATGTCCAAAAAGACATCATCTCTCAAGACCCAGTCGGAGGCTTCATACGTCTCCTCTACAGGCTCTGCAGCAGCCAAAGCCAGAGCAAGGGCTGAGGCAGTCAAAGCCCGCCTTAGCTTTGCAGCCAAAGAAATGAacttaaaagtagaaaaagccAAAATCGAAGCATCCATTGAATTtctacaacaagaaaaagatgtAGCGTCAGCCATTGCTGAAGCAGAGGCATTAGAAGCAGCTGTTGTCTCACAGATGGAAGCACGCAGCAACCCAGGTCCTTCTGTAATAGCTGAGCGTACCGAACAATATGTCACCAGCCAGACTAAATTTGTAGAGGGGTTGGAAAGTGCTGCTCTTCAGCCATCGCAAGTCGGAAATGTACTTCAAGATAGACCGGAACTCACAAGCAATGAGTCATTACACTCTAAACAAGAGGACGATCCACAGCAAACTCCAGTCTGCCCTCCCAATTATCTTGACAACTCCCAAAACCCCCCAGTTATTATCTCATCTCCACACACTAATAAGGATTTCACAGCCGATTGGTCAAACCAAGTAGCAGCATCTAGTTTCTATGAAGCCAGACCCTCACGCCAGGAGTCTAGAGATTCCaatgtaaatgactttattagGTATTTTGCTCGCCGTGAAATAGTGTCAACAGGACTACTTCAGTTTAATGACAAACCCCAAAATTTCAGAGCTTGGAAGCGCTCCTTTGAAAATACAATAAGGGGTTTAGATCTAACGGCGAGTGAGGAGATGGACCTGATGTTAAAGTGGCTTGGCAAAGAATCTGCTGAACAAGTAGAGCAAATCAGAGCTATACACATTAATAACCCAGTCAATGGCCTCAACATGATGTGGAACAGGCTTGAACAATGTTACGGATCAGCTGAAGCAATAGAGGATGCACTTTTCAAAAGAATTGAGGCATTTCCAAAAATCACACCCAAAGACTATTCAAAACTAAGGAAGTTTAGTGACCTGCTCATGGAAATTCAGAGTGCTAAAGATGATGGGGACCTCCCTGGTCTGGCGTTCTTGGATACAGCAAGAGGAGTAAATCCCATTGTTCAAAAACTCCCCTTCCACTTGCAAGAAAAATGGATTACAGTAGGAACTAACTACAAGCgcacaaaatgtgtgtttttcccACCATTTAACATTTTCGTAGACTTTGTGACTCAAGAGGCTGACTCTAAAAATGATCCGAGCTTCAACTTCACATCGTTTCCTGATTTTTC
Protein-coding regions in this window:
- the LOC112450832 gene encoding uncharacterized protein LOC112450832; the protein is MSKKTSSLKTQSEASYVSSTGSAAAKARARAEAVKARLSFAAKEMNLKVEKAKIEASIEFLQQEKDVASAIAEAEALEAAVVSQMEARSNPGPSVIAERTEQYVTSQTKFVEGLESAALQPSQVGNVLQDRPELTSNESLHSKQEDDPQQTPVCPPNYLDNSQNPPVIISSPHTNKDFTADWSNQVAASSFYEARPSRQESRDSNVNDFIRYFARREIVSTGLLQFNDKPQNFRAWKRSFENTIRGLDLTASEEMDLMLKWLGKESAEQVEQIRAIHINNPVNGLNMMWNRLEQCYGSAEAIEDALFKRIEAFPKITPKDYSKLRKFSDLLMEIQSAKDDGDLPGLAFLDTARGVNPIVQKLPFHLQEKWITVGTNYKRTKCVFFPPFNIFVDFVTQEADSKNDPSFNFTSFPDFSKPDKLPWRTNRQKEVSVHKTDVVSHPSSDIHRSVNKAVDIGKICPIHKKPHPLSKCRTFRMKTLDDRKMFLKENNLCFKCCASSSHIARDCKVKVQCSECHDEKHCSALHPGPAPWQREIEPAVDHGGEPDSKEPEEITSSCTQVCGTNEASRSCSKICLVQVYPAGCPQQAVKLYAIHDEQSNRSLVRPEFFELFNDCGPSSPYSIRTCAGTKDTMGRRAIGYVVAALDGSVHIPLPSLIECKNIPNDRDEIPTPSAAMHHSHLKSVANLIPELDSNAPILMLLGRDVIRVHKVRKQISGPNNAPYAQKLDLGWVVVGNVCVGDIHKTLAIKTLFTNATEKGRPTMFEPCPNVFNIKEKHCEIQVPFNLGTQLVDSTCEPDHLGCNVFKQTRHDNYIAPSIQDNVFLKIMEEGITKDKDNNWTAPLPFKLPRQKLPNNRPQALKRLMSLVHNFEQKEEMKEHFVAFMDKVFKNNHAEIAPPLKNGEECWYLPLFGIYHPRKPKQIRVVFDSSAKYEGVSLNDVLLTGPDLNNSLLGVLIRFRKEAVAFTADIEQMFYCFNVHEQDRNYLRFLWFRDNDISKDIVEYRMRVHVFGNSPSPAVAIYGLHQSVLRSEPDSDPDVRQFVTRDFYVDDGLKSLPTIEMAVSLLQRTRDTLAKSNLRLHKIAANRKEVLEAFPTQDHAKDLKDLDFEADSVIMQRSLGLLWDLGRDCFTFRVPDETKPFTKRGVLSTINSLYDPLGFVAPVTIQGKSILRELTVGNGDWDTPLPPEKEESWTLWKDSLKELSDLTIARAYTDISPSTATKRELCVFSDASTKAIAAVAYLRVTDAEGNCQVGFIMGKAKLAPRPDQTIPRLELSAAVLAVELADLIADELDLKLDCTIFHTDSKVVLGYIYNETRRFYVYVSNRVTRIRRSSQPSQWHYVASSQNPADHATRSVPAYQLPLSNWLTGPDFLLQVQKFPHESHDLVDPSKDSDVRPCVTVLKTAASTKHLGSDRFSKFSTWRSLTRALSRLLHLIHNFKSPSNRNNRCSGWHYCETGLTVDEFKQAQNIVIQAVQQDVYSEEIQCIQNNESLPKTSPLKNLDPYLDENGLLRVGGRITDSNFTQGEKNPLLVPGHHHVAVLLIKHYHNQVHHQGRLFTEGTIRSAGWWIIGGKRKVSTVIYHCVTCKRLRAPLSTQKMSDLPPDRLSTDPPFTNVGLDVFGPWYVSSRRTRGSVNQIKRLQLVTSRRQMFTDISGVRSSTCQTPSGTNGRKSSFLFFSHVASGKPANLM